From Pseudoleptotrichia goodfellowii, a single genomic window includes:
- the der gene encoding ribosome biogenesis GTPase Der — MKQVVAIVGRPNVGKSTLFNKLVGDRLSIVKDEPGVTRDRLYRETEWSGKNFILVDTGGLEPKTDDFMMRKIKEQAQVAIDEADVVIFLVDGKAGITGLDEDIANILRKKDKKVVVAVNKIDNYMREQDNILEFYALGFEEVIGISGEHKINLGDLLDAVIAKFDNKKEKQTEEGLCIAILGRPNAGKSSLINKLLNEERSIVSDIAGTTRDAIDSALKYDGETYTLIDTAGIRRKSKIEDSIEYYSVLRAVKSIKRANVCVLMLDATELLTDQDKRVAGLIYEEKKPIIIAVNKWDLIEKDNNSVKHFTELVKADLPFLDYAPIITMSALTGKRTVSILEQAKFINEEYHKKITTGLLNQILAEMIAQNPVPTRKGRAVKINYGTQIGQAPPKFVFFSNNPDLIHFSYQRYIENKLREYFGFEGCPISIVFNKKNENY; from the coding sequence ATGAAACAGGTAGTAGCAATAGTGGGAAGACCTAACGTAGGAAAATCCACATTATTTAATAAACTGGTAGGGGACAGATTATCCATAGTAAAAGATGAGCCCGGAGTTACAAGGGACAGACTTTATCGTGAAACAGAATGGTCGGGAAAAAATTTTATACTTGTCGATACGGGAGGGCTTGAGCCTAAAACCGATGATTTTATGATGAGAAAAATAAAAGAACAGGCACAGGTTGCCATAGATGAAGCGGATGTAGTAATATTTCTGGTTGACGGTAAAGCGGGAATTACAGGACTTGACGAAGATATAGCAAATATATTGAGAAAAAAGGACAAAAAAGTAGTTGTAGCAGTAAATAAAATAGATAATTATATGAGAGAACAGGACAATATTCTTGAATTTTATGCTTTGGGATTTGAAGAAGTTATAGGAATTTCAGGAGAGCATAAAATCAACTTGGGAGATTTGCTCGATGCTGTAATAGCAAAATTTGACAATAAAAAAGAAAAGCAGACTGAAGAAGGGCTTTGTATTGCGATATTGGGGAGACCTAATGCAGGAAAATCCTCTCTTATAAATAAACTTTTAAATGAAGAAAGATCTATCGTAAGTGATATAGCAGGAACAACAAGAGATGCTATAGACTCGGCTCTGAAATATGACGGAGAAACTTATACATTGATAGATACTGCAGGAATAAGAAGAAAGTCGAAAATAGAAGACTCTATCGAATATTACAGTGTTTTGAGAGCTGTAAAATCCATAAAAAGAGCCAATGTATGTGTTCTTATGCTTGATGCTACAGAGCTTTTGACGGATCAGGATAAAAGAGTGGCAGGACTTATATATGAAGAAAAGAAACCTATCATAATAGCCGTAAATAAATGGGATCTTATAGAAAAAGACAATAACAGCGTAAAACATTTTACCGAACTTGTAAAAGCGGATTTGCCGTTTCTGGATTATGCACCGATTATTACAATGTCGGCACTCACAGGGAAAAGAACTGTGTCAATACTGGAACAGGCTAAATTTATAAATGAAGAATATCATAAAAAAATAACAACAGGATTATTAAATCAGATTTTAGCGGAAATGATAGCACAAAATCCTGTTCCTACAAGAAAAGGCCGAGCGGTAAAAATAAATTACGGAACGCAGATAGGACAGGCACCGCCTAAATTTGTATTTTTCTCAAATAATCCGGACTTAATACATTTTTCTTATCAAAGATATATAGAAAATAAATTGAGAGAATATTTCGGATTTGAGGGCTGTCCGATAAGCATAGTGTTTAATAAGAAAAATGAAAATTATTAG